From Campylobacteraceae bacterium, the proteins below share one genomic window:
- a CDS encoding RDD family protein — MNNSNELELASIQARIKAFVIDDILMTVLIIFVFWELFTKNNTSMEELLLIMNEFVYQIVFIKFVYHTFFIWYYGATLGKLFAKIKVIDNDNLGKVSFLNAAFRSSARVVSEMLFYIGFIIAFFNDGKRTFHDMLGRTVVVSA, encoded by the coding sequence ATGAACAACAGCAATGAACTAGAATTAGCTTCCATTCAAGCAAGAATAAAAGCCTTTGTTATTGATGATATATTAATGACTGTTTTGATTATTTTTGTTTTTTGGGAGTTATTTACTAAAAACAATACGTCAATGGAAGAGTTATTATTAATTATGAATGAATTTGTTTATCAAATTGTTTTTATTAAGTTTGTTTATCATACTTTCTTTATCTGGTATTATGGAGCCACTTTGGGTAAATTATTTGCAAAAATCAAAGTCATTGATAATGACAATTTAGGAAAAGTGTCTTTTTTAAATGCTGCCTTTCGCTCAAGTGCTAGAGTAGTGTCTGAAATGCTGTTTTATATTGGTTTTATAATTGCTTTTTTTAATGATGGCAAAAGAACATTTCATGATATGTTAGGTAGGACTGTTGTTGTTAGTGCGTAA
- a CDS encoding polyribonucleotide nucleotidyltransferase, translating into MSTVCEFELNNKEELFQFNKVAKQANGSVMLSLGNAVVLATVVSEFDNPVSEDFTPLTVQYIEKTYAAAKLPGGFIKREAKPSEFETLTSRVIDRSLRPLFPKGYVYPTTITVIVFSADKEVDLQALALNAASAALYTSNLPIRKSVAAVRIAKINNELVVNPEMSLLNESTLDLFVAGSKDELLMIEMKAISSLDMVEVDIEAFTKVHNTNEINEDDLIEAIALAQSALNEINTTYEGGFESVCKEQEVVNLLSSSLKEEVLEYIRDNFSSDIKEAIKKLAKSERANDLKRISKEVSANEYCKKEELEYASIYEAVNIVKRELVRSMIVNDKVRADGRGLKDVRAISIETNILPSAHASCLFTRGETQALVVATLAGHKEGQMYEKLTEKSTSMDNFLLHYNFPGFSVGEAKPMFNVSRRELGHGNLGKKALESSIDKDYSETVRLVSEILESNGSSSMATVCGGSLALKAAGVPVSTLIAGVAMGMVTEGDKYSILTDIMGLEDHDGDMDFKVAGSSKGITALQMDIKLGGIELDVLKEALYQAKEGKDHILELMEEAAKGIIPSSALPLIEQFKIDPSKIMVVIGKAGSTIKEIIEKFSVSIDLDRDSGNVKVSGNSQQSILDACAHIKTISDNAPARKEKKYINFEELYKVDDVMMGKIERIADFGAFIVLPQGGEGLLHISKISKQRVSNINDLYKVGDELEIKVLKVKKDRIELALSTL; encoded by the coding sequence ATGTCAACAGTGTGTGAATTTGAATTAAATAATAAAGAAGAACTGTTTCAGTTTAATAAAGTTGCTAAACAAGCAAATGGTTCAGTAATGTTAAGTTTAGGAAATGCAGTTGTATTAGCAACTGTTGTAAGTGAGTTTGATAATCCTGTTTCAGAAGATTTTACGCCTTTAACAGTACAGTATATTGAAAAAACATATGCAGCAGCTAAATTGCCCGGTGGTTTTATTAAAAGAGAGGCAAAACCAAGTGAGTTTGAAACCTTAACATCAAGAGTAATTGATAGAAGTTTACGCCCTTTATTTCCAAAAGGTTATGTTTATCCTACTACAATAACTGTTATTGTATTTTCTGCTGATAAAGAAGTTGATTTACAAGCTCTTGCTTTAAATGCGGCAAGTGCTGCTTTATATACGTCTAATTTACCTATTAGAAAATCAGTAGCAGCAGTTAGAATTGCTAAAATTAATAATGAACTTGTTGTTAATCCAGAAATGTCTTTGCTTAATGAATCTACATTAGATTTATTTGTTGCAGGATCAAAAGATGAATTGTTAATGATTGAAATGAAGGCTATTTCATCTTTAGATATGGTTGAAGTTGATATTGAAGCATTTACAAAAGTTCATAATACCAATGAAATAAATGAAGATGATTTAATTGAAGCTATAGCTCTTGCACAAAGTGCATTAAATGAAATTAATACTACTTATGAAGGTGGTTTTGAGTCTGTTTGTAAAGAACAAGAAGTTGTAAATTTACTTTCTTCTTCATTAAAAGAGGAAGTTCTGGAATACATTAGAGATAATTTTTCTTCTGATATTAAAGAGGCTATAAAAAAACTTGCAAAAAGTGAAAGAGCAAATGATCTTAAACGAATATCTAAAGAAGTAAGTGCTAATGAATATTGCAAAAAAGAAGAACTTGAATATGCTTCAATTTATGAAGCAGTAAACATAGTAAAAAGAGAACTGGTTCGTTCAATGATTGTTAATGATAAAGTTAGAGCTGATGGTAGAGGTCTTAAAGATGTAAGAGCTATTAGTATAGAAACCAATATTTTACCTTCTGCTCATGCTTCTTGTTTATTTACAAGAGGAGAAACACAAGCTTTAGTAGTAGCTACTTTAGCAGGTCATAAAGAAGGGCAAATGTATGAAAAACTTACAGAGAAATCTACTTCAATGGACAATTTTTTACTACATTATAACTTCCCTGGTTTTTCAGTAGGAGAAGCTAAACCTATGTTCAATGTGAGCAGAAGAGAATTAGGTCATGGTAATTTAGGTAAAAAAGCGCTGGAATCATCAATTGATAAAGATTATTCTGAAACAGTTAGACTAGTATCTGAAATACTTGAATCCAATGGTAGTTCATCTATGGCTACAGTTTGTGGAGGTTCTTTAGCGTTAAAAGCAGCAGGTGTTCCTGTTTCTACCTTAATTGCAGGTGTTGCAATGGGAATGGTAACTGAAGGTGATAAATATTCAATTCTTACTGATATTATGGGCCTAGAAGATCATGATGGAGATATGGATTTTAAAGTTGCTGGTTCTTCTAAAGGAATTACGGCTTTACAAATGGATATTAAATTAGGTGGTATTGAATTAGATGTTTTAAAAGAAGCATTATATCAAGCAAAAGAAGGTAAAGATCATATTCTTGAACTTATGGAAGAAGCAGCAAAAGGAATTATTCCAAGTTCTGCTTTACCATTAATTGAACAATTTAAAATTGATCCTTCTAAAATAATGGTTGTTATTGGAAAAGCAGGTTCTACAATTAAAGAAATAATTGAGAAATTCTCTGTATCTATTGATCTTGACAGAGATTCAGGAAATGTAAAAGTTAGTGGAAATTCACAGCAAAGTATTTTAGATGCTTGTGCACATATTAAAACAATATCTGACAACGCACCTGCAAGAAAAGAAAAAAAATACATTAATTTTGAAGAACTTTACAAAGTTGATGACGTAATGATGGGAAAAATTGAAAGAATTGCGGATTTTGGAGCATTTATTGTTCTTCCTCAAGGTGGAGAAGGATTATTGCATATTTCAAAAATATCGAAACAAAGAGTTTCTAATATTAATGACTTATATAAAGTTGGTGATGAACTTGAAATTAAAGTATTAAAAGTGAAGAAAGACCGAATAGAGCTCGCACTATCAACATTATAA
- a CDS encoding ABC transporter: protein MKTDKVYFKNREDAAKQLIDILPIEEMKLEDWIVFSTSASGYSIAKIVAKALNAKVDYLFCAKIYTPNNDECEIAIVSESQEVVIHEELAKSFDISLDYVYSKSKIMHENLLNEKVYKFRNNKRLVNLENKNVLLVDEGLNTSLTMMACIKTAINLKAKSVSVAVPIIPSASIQVIESIADDLYYKKNIAHFINIKHYYEELEEVKFIDILNIKN, encoded by the coding sequence ATGAAAACAGATAAGGTTTATTTTAAAAATAGAGAAGATGCGGCAAAGCAGTTAATTGATATTTTGCCAATTGAAGAAATGAAACTTGAAGATTGGATAGTATTTTCTACCTCTGCAAGTGGATACAGTATTGCTAAAATAGTTGCAAAAGCTTTAAATGCAAAAGTAGATTATTTATTTTGTGCTAAAATATATACACCAAATAATGATGAATGTGAGATTGCAATTGTTAGTGAATCGCAAGAAGTTGTGATTCACGAAGAGTTGGCTAAGTCTTTTGATATTTCTTTGGATTATGTATATTCTAAATCCAAAATAATGCATGAAAATCTTCTTAATGAGAAGGTTTATAAGTTTAGGAATAATAAAAGACTTGTTAATTTAGAAAATAAAAATGTTTTATTAGTAGATGAAGGATTAAATACGAGTTTAACAATGATGGCGTGTATTAAAACAGCCATCAATTTAAAAGCTAAGTCTGTATCCGTTGCTGTTCCTATTATACCAAGTGCTAGTATACAGGTGATTGAGTCTATAGCAGATGATTTATACTATAAAAAAAATATTGCACATTTTATTAATATAAAACATTATTATGAAGAATTAGAAGAAGTTAAATTTATAGATATTTTAAATATAAAGAATTAA
- a CDS encoding LPS-assembly protein LptD: MLVRNYIFLISFLFISFAQAAIETQKLQILAAKVTTNNDTLIATGDVVIYSPKYYITADKVIYDKKLETLELFDNVIIIKDNKIKTQSNYSFLDMKKDELLQNPSFLINNASNVWIDTNVMTKENDEFSFGSAVISSCDCIDPMWSLRFSSGYYDELDQFIHTFNTRLYIKSMPIFYTPYFGFSTNTNRRTGLLRPTIGFSSGEGFVYSQPIFYAPEANYDFEFVPQYKSNRGVGLYSYFRYADSAYSTLKVKVGAFKEQDSYYKEHDLDNQKHYGWDLDYVRSNLFSDNENNKDALFVSLSYLNDVEFITLEGDESAPSDKKITSKINYYFNTPSYYAGTYLRYYLDRSIDDNSSTLQQLPQVQAHKYIDSVFYDNLLYSVDVKNTNYTRENGLNANMTDVNVPISLSFSFFDDFLNLTLSEELQLSKIDYSNSSRDYENAYLAQNLHVLDLSTDLIKPYSSFIHTINLSSKFTFADTLKQSGDIYKINGENQDDSDLSSFSLSKNERSVALGLNQSFYSQIDLSQIINHKMTQNITYDSSGNSKLTNLENTLSYNFDLGTFSNRFVYSNEDKTFIENSTTVKFDFNDFGTSVGHYKSKDTPNSNKDDLESANIALRYKINKKYNIAYKQNYNIHDKIKSKESFIFSISEDCWALSLELRNEIITSSSADTTKQSIIFINFELKPITSVRQKFKIREE, encoded by the coding sequence TTGTTAGTGCGTAATTATATATTTTTAATCTCATTTTTATTTATTTCTTTTGCACAAGCTGCTATAGAAACACAAAAGTTGCAAATTCTTGCAGCTAAAGTTACTACAAATAACGATACCCTAATAGCAACAGGAGATGTTGTTATTTATTCTCCTAAATATTATATCACTGCTGATAAAGTAATTTATGATAAAAAACTTGAAACGTTGGAGCTTTTTGACAATGTAATTATTATAAAAGATAATAAAATAAAAACACAAAGTAATTATTCCTTTTTAGATATGAAAAAAGATGAATTATTGCAGAACCCCTCTTTTCTTATAAACAATGCAAGTAATGTATGGATTGATACAAATGTTATGACAAAAGAAAACGATGAGTTTTCTTTTGGCTCTGCTGTTATTTCTTCTTGTGATTGTATTGATCCTATGTGGAGTTTGCGTTTTTCTTCTGGATATTACGATGAGTTAGATCAATTTATCCATACTTTTAATACGCGATTGTATATAAAATCTATGCCTATTTTTTATACACCATATTTTGGTTTCTCAACCAATACAAATAGAAGAACAGGGCTTTTGAGACCTACTATTGGTTTTTCAAGCGGAGAGGGTTTTGTTTACTCTCAACCCATTTTTTATGCACCAGAAGCTAATTATGATTTTGAATTTGTGCCTCAATATAAATCAAATCGAGGAGTGGGATTATATTCTTATTTTAGATATGCCGATTCTGCTTATTCAACATTAAAAGTTAAAGTTGGGGCCTTTAAAGAACAAGATTCTTATTATAAAGAACATGACTTAGACAATCAAAAACATTATGGATGGGATTTAGATTATGTACGTAGTAATTTATTCTCCGATAATGAAAACAATAAAGATGCATTATTTGTTTCTCTTTCTTATTTGAATGATGTAGAATTTATTACTTTAGAAGGGGATGAATCTGCTCCAAGTGATAAAAAAATCACATCTAAAATTAATTATTATTTTAATACTCCTTCTTATTATGCAGGAACTTATTTAAGATACTATTTAGATCGTTCAATTGATGATAATTCTTCTACTCTTCAACAGTTACCACAGGTACAAGCACATAAATATATTGATTCCGTTTTTTATGATAATTTACTTTATTCTGTTGATGTTAAAAATACGAATTACACCAGAGAAAATGGTTTAAATGCGAATATGACAGATGTTAATGTTCCTATTTCTTTAAGTTTTTCTTTTTTTGATGATTTTTTAAATCTTACTTTAAGTGAAGAACTTCAATTGTCAAAAATAGATTATTCTAATTCTTCAAGGGATTATGAAAATGCATATTTAGCACAAAACTTGCATGTTTTAGATTTATCTACGGATTTAATAAAACCCTATAGCTCATTTATTCATACGATTAATTTGTCTTCTAAATTTACTTTTGCAGATACGTTAAAACAAAGTGGTGATATTTATAAGATTAATGGTGAAAATCAAGATGACAGTGATTTATCTTCTTTTTCATTAAGCAAAAATGAACGTTCGGTTGCTTTAGGGCTTAATCAGTCTTTTTACTCACAAATTGATTTATCACAAATTATTAATCATAAAATGACACAAAATATTACCTATGATAGCAGTGGAAATTCAAAATTGACCAATTTGGAAAATACACTAAGTTATAATTTTGATTTGGGAACTTTTTCTAATAGATTTGTTTATTCAAATGAAGATAAAACATTTATTGAGAATTCCACAACAGTAAAATTTGACTTTAATGATTTTGGAACAAGTGTAGGGCATTATAAATCTAAGGATACTCCCAATTCTAATAAAGATGATTTAGAATCTGCAAATATTGCTTTGCGTTACAAAATAAATAAAAAATATAATATTGCTTATAAGCAAAATTATAATATTCATGATAAAATAAAAAGTAAAGAAAGTTTTATATTTTCTATATCTGAAGATTGTTGGGCTTTATCCTTAGAATTACGAAATGAAATAATTACCAGTTCAAGTGCTGATACTACTAAACAAAGTATAATATTTATTAATTTTGAGTTAAAACCAATAACAAGTGTTCGTCAAAAATTTAAAATAAGAGAAGAATAA
- the purD gene encoding phosphoribosylamine--glycine ligase: MKILILGSGGREYSMGLSISNEKEHELFFMPGNGATSDLGTNINIENYNELCSWAITKKIDLTIVGPEAPLVDGIVDIFKAKNLVIFGPSKAAARLEGSKVYMKNMLKKFNIPTAAFLETSKAEEAYSFIDNMNTPIVVKADGLCAGKGVIIAASKEEAKEAVKDMLSGSSFGDAGKAVIIEEFLDGYELSVFAICDGENYKVLPAAQDHKRLLDGDKGPNTGGMGAYAPTPLVDEELYKKIEDRVIKPTLEGMKKEGASFEGVLFIGVMVVKGEPIILEYNVRFGDPECEILLPLIKSKVSDLFYKAATKDLSNLNIVMKNDYAVGIVMASGNYPYSSSQAAEIIVDEIIDEDLKNNSHISYAGVKKEDGKLFASGGRVLVCVGFGKNINEARNRAYALCGQVHFLGKKLRTDIAYQALK; this comes from the coding sequence GTGAAGATTTTGATACTTGGAAGTGGTGGTAGAGAATACTCAATGGGTTTGAGTATTTCTAATGAAAAAGAGCATGAATTATTTTTTATGCCAGGAAATGGTGCTACTTCTGACTTAGGTACAAATATTAATATTGAAAATTATAATGAATTGTGTTCTTGGGCAATTACTAAAAAAATTGATTTAACTATTGTTGGTCCAGAAGCTCCTTTAGTTGATGGTATTGTAGATATTTTCAAAGCAAAAAATTTGGTAATTTTTGGACCAAGTAAAGCGGCCGCTAGACTTGAAGGTTCAAAAGTGTATATGAAAAATATGCTTAAAAAATTTAACATTCCTACTGCTGCTTTTTTAGAAACAAGCAAAGCAGAAGAAGCTTACTCTTTTATTGATAATATGAACACTCCCATCGTTGTAAAAGCAGATGGTTTATGTGCTGGAAAAGGTGTAATAATAGCAGCATCTAAAGAGGAAGCAAAAGAAGCAGTAAAAGATATGTTAAGTGGAAGTTCTTTTGGAGATGCGGGGAAAGCTGTTATTATAGAAGAATTTTTAGATGGTTATGAACTATCCGTTTTTGCTATTTGTGATGGAGAAAATTATAAAGTATTACCAGCTGCCCAAGATCATAAACGTCTTTTAGATGGTGATAAAGGACCTAATACTGGGGGAATGGGTGCTTATGCTCCAACCCCTTTGGTTGATGAGGAACTTTATAAAAAAATTGAAGATAGGGTTATTAAACCAACACTTGAGGGAATGAAAAAAGAAGGGGCTTCTTTTGAAGGTGTTCTTTTTATTGGTGTTATGGTAGTAAAAGGTGAGCCTATTATTTTGGAATACAATGTGCGGTTTGGGGATCCTGAGTGCGAAATACTATTGCCATTAATTAAAAGTAAAGTTTCTGATCTTTTTTATAAAGCAGCAACAAAAGACTTATCTAATTTAAACATTGTTATGAAAAATGATTATGCTGTTGGTATTGTAATGGCAAGTGGAAATTATCCTTACTCTTCATCCCAAGCTGCTGAAATTATTGTGGATGAAATAATTGATGAAGACTTAAAAAATAATTCTCATATTTCTTATGCAGGTGTAAAAAAAGAAGATGGAAAACTTTTTGCAAGTGGTGGAAGAGTTCTTGTTTGTGTTGGTTTTGGGAAAAACATTAATGAAGCAAGAAACAGAGCATATGCTTTATGTGGTCAAGTTCACTTCTTAGGAAAAAAACTAAGAACTGATATCGCTTACCAAGCATTAAAGTAA
- a CDS encoding uroporphyrinogen-III synthase, producing the protein MSNIYLLNNQKHEGVINLKVFRINYLPFKADFSQYNALIFTSKNAITSLLPHKGLWESIDSYAIAPKTSEILLSHHSKLVFVGKTSHGNDFAKELIPLLKDKNVLYISAKKTVSNLVSLLTNAKINIKQQITYETVCSNEDKMYISKNAVIIFSSPSCIECFFKQYSWDKSYRAVLIGKTTASYFPSNLDYAISAKPNIKSCINLAKELYNK; encoded by the coding sequence ATGTCTAATATTTATCTTCTAAATAATCAAAAACACGAGGGAGTAATTAATCTAAAAGTTTTTAGGATTAATTACCTTCCTTTTAAAGCAGATTTCTCACAATATAATGCTTTAATTTTTACATCTAAAAATGCCATTACTTCACTTCTTCCACATAAGGGTTTATGGGAAAGTATTGATTCTTATGCAATTGCACCTAAAACAAGTGAAATTTTATTATCCCATCATTCAAAACTAGTATTTGTTGGAAAAACGTCTCATGGTAATGATTTTGCAAAAGAACTGATTCCTTTATTAAAAGATAAAAATGTTTTATATATTTCTGCTAAAAAAACTGTTTCTAATTTAGTCTCACTTTTAACAAATGCAAAAATTAACATAAAACAACAAATCACTTATGAAACCGTATGTTCAAATGAAGATAAAATGTATATTTCAAAGAATGCTGTTATTATCTTCTCCTCTCCTTCTTGTATTGAATGTTTTTTTAAACAGTACTCTTGGGATAAATCTTATAGAGCTGTTCTTATCGGTAAAACTACAGCTTCTTATTTCCCTTCTAACTTAGATTATGCAATAAGTGCTAAACCAAATATCAAGTCTTGCATTAACTTAGCTAAAGAACTTTATAATAAATAA
- a CDS encoding response regulator, translating into MAKLLIVDDSTMLRDMLNYALTEGGYTDVTEAVDGVDGLAKAKLASYDLIITDVNMPNMDGLTLITELRKVPAYIKKPILVLTTERSDEMKAKGKAAGATGWIVKPFVPDQLLKAVNIVLSR; encoded by the coding sequence ATGGCAAAACTTTTAATTGTAGATGATTCTACTATGCTAAGAGATATGTTAAATTATGCATTAACAGAAGGGGGGTATACTGATGTAACTGAAGCAGTTGATGGTGTTGATGGCTTAGCAAAAGCAAAACTTGCATCTTATGACCTTATAATTACCGATGTTAATATGCCAAATATGGATGGCCTTACTTTAATTACAGAATTAAGAAAAGTGCCTGCATACATTAAAAAACCAATTCTAGTTTTAACAACAGAAAGAAGTGACGAAATGAAAGCAAAAGGGAAAGCAGCAGGAGCTACAGGCTGGATTGTTAAACCTTTTGTTCCAGATCAATTATTAAAAGCTGTCAATATTGTATTAAGTAGATAA
- the der gene encoding ribosome biogenesis GTPase Der, with amino-acid sequence MQDIKELTKIALIGQPNVGKSSLFNRIAQKRIAIVSEQSGTTRDIRKHRVSIFDKEALMLDTGGIDETDDAIFSVVKRKAIETAKESDIILFMVDGKKLPDEKDKELFYELQNLGKKLALVVNKIDNDKEMERLWDFYEFGIGEENLFAISVSHNRGTKSLMDWINRYLPEPYVEPSEEDENKELNEDELDENYDEKITDVNETQEDDNKLRVAIIGRVNVGKSSILNALLGEERSVVSPIAGTTIDPVDEMYEYKDKEITFVDTAGLRRRGSIEGIEKYALMRTKEMLQVANLALLVLDASEPFVDLDEKIAGLVDEYGLGTIVVLNKWDNNIETFKKVEEEIRTRFKFLFYAPIIAVSAKTGRSIDRLKDKLIEIYDNYSQRITTSVLNATIEEAVRRHALPSPNGAYLRIYYTTQFETKPPRIALIMNKPNLLHFSYKRYLINFLRSNIDFDGTPIHLVARKKGERDNNEEEFLEE; translated from the coding sequence ATGCAAGATATAAAAGAATTAACAAAAATTGCTTTAATTGGACAACCCAATGTTGGAAAATCATCGCTTTTTAATAGAATTGCTCAGAAGCGTATTGCTATTGTATCTGAACAATCAGGAACTACAAGAGATATAAGAAAACACAGAGTTAGTATTTTTGATAAAGAAGCTCTAATGCTTGATACTGGTGGAATTGATGAAACAGATGATGCTATTTTTTCAGTAGTAAAAAGAAAAGCAATTGAAACAGCAAAAGAGTCTGATATCATACTTTTTATGGTGGATGGGAAAAAACTTCCTGATGAAAAAGACAAAGAATTGTTTTATGAATTACAAAACTTGGGTAAAAAACTGGCTCTTGTAGTTAATAAAATCGATAATGATAAAGAGATGGAAAGACTTTGGGATTTTTATGAGTTCGGAATTGGTGAAGAAAATTTATTTGCTATTTCTGTTTCGCATAACAGAGGAACAAAATCTTTAATGGATTGGATAAACAGATATTTACCTGAACCTTATGTTGAGCCTTCAGAAGAAGATGAAAACAAAGAATTAAATGAAGATGAATTAGATGAAAACTATGATGAAAAAATCACTGATGTTAATGAAACACAAGAAGATGATAATAAATTAAGAGTGGCTATTATTGGAAGAGTGAATGTTGGTAAATCTTCTATTCTAAATGCACTTCTTGGTGAAGAGCGTTCTGTAGTATCTCCCATTGCTGGTACTACTATTGATCCTGTTGATGAAATGTATGAATACAAAGACAAAGAGATTACTTTTGTTGATACGGCTGGATTAAGACGAAGAGGGAGTATTGAAGGTATAGAAAAATATGCTTTAATGCGAACAAAAGAGATGTTACAAGTAGCAAACTTAGCGTTATTAGTTCTTGATGCTTCTGAGCCTTTTGTTGATTTAGATGAAAAAATTGCTGGTTTGGTTGATGAGTATGGATTAGGTACTATTGTTGTTTTAAATAAATGGGATAATAATATTGAAACGTTCAAAAAAGTAGAAGAAGAAATTAGAACACGTTTTAAATTTTTATTTTATGCTCCTATTATTGCAGTATCTGCAAAAACAGGACGATCTATTGATAGATTAAAAGATAAATTAATAGAAATTTATGACAATTATTCACAAAGAATAACTACGTCTGTATTAAATGCAACAATAGAAGAAGCAGTTAGAAGACATGCTCTTCCTAGTCCTAATGGTGCGTATTTAAGAATTTATTATACTACTCAATTTGAAACGAAACCGCCAAGAATTGCGCTTATAATGAATAAACCTAATTTACTGCATTTCTCTTATAAAAGGTATTTGATTAACTTTTTACGCTCAAATATTGATTTTGATGGAACACCTATACATTTAGTTGCTAGAAAAAAAGGTGAAAGAGACAATAACGAAGAAGAATTTTTAGAAGAATAA